From Coturnix japonica isolate 7356 chromosome 1, Coturnix japonica 2.1, whole genome shotgun sequence, the proteins below share one genomic window:
- the VANGL1 gene encoding vang-like protein 1 isoform X2 — protein sequence MSAAMDTESTYSGYSHYSGHSKKAHRQGSRDRHKSPRSKDGSRSEKSVTIQTPPAEPLLGNDASRTEEGQDDNWGETTTAITGTSEHSISQEDIARISKDLEDSVGLDCKRYLGLTVAAVLGLLVFLTPIAFILLPQILWRDDLEPCGTVCEGLFISVAFKLLILLIGTWALFFRQPKADIPRVFVFRALLLVLIFLFVFSYWLFYGVRILDSKDTNYQGIVQYAVSLVDALLFIHYLAIVLLELRQLQPMFTVKVVRSTDGESRYYSLGHLSIQRAALVVLENYYRDFPVYNPALLTASKSRAAKHMAGLKVYNVDGPGNNASGQSRAMIAAAARRRDSSHNELYYEEADHERRVKKRRARLVVAVEEAFTHIKRLQTEEQQKAPGEMMDSREAAQAIFPSMARALQKYLRTTRQQQYHSMESILQHLSFCITNNMTPKAFLERYLSPGPTLQYDRDRWFSKQWTLVSEEAVTSGLQDGIVFVLKCLDFSLVANVKKIPFIKLSEEFIDPKSHKFVLRLQSETSV from the exons ATGTCTGCTGCAATGGATACAGAATCAACGTATTCGGGATACTCCCACTACTCAGGTCACTCCAAAAAAGCCCACAGACAAGG GAGTCGGGACAGGCACAAATCCCCACGAAGCAAGGATGGCAGTCGGTCTGAGAAGTCTGTCACTATCCAGACACCTCCTGCAGAACCGCTGCTCGGGAATGACGCCTCTCGAACGGAGGAAGGCCAG gATGACAATTGGGGTGAGACCACAACAGCAATCACAGGTACCTCTGAGCACAGCATTTCCCAGGAAGACATAGCCAGGATCAGTAAGGATCTGGAGGACAGTGTTGGCTTGGACTGCAAACGTTACCTGGGTTTAACAGTGGCAGCTGTTCTCGGACTCCTCGTCTTCCTTACCCCCATCGCCTTCATTCTTTTGCCCCAGATCCTGTGGCGGGATGATCTGGAGCCGTGTGGTACTGTCTGTGAGGGACTGTTCATCTCTGTGGCATTTAAACTCCTCATTCTTCTGATTGGGACCTGGGCTCTGTTTTTCCGCCAGCCCAAGGCAGACATACCGAGGGTGTTTGTATTCCGGGCCCTCTTGTTGGTCCTCATCTTCCTGTTTGTGTTTTCCTACTGGCTTTTTTATGGCGTTCGCATCTTGGACTCCAAGGACACCAACTACCAAGGAATAGTGCAGTATGCAGTGTCTCTGGTGGATGCACTGCTCTTCATTCATTACCTGGCCATTGTCCTGCTAGAGCTAcggcagctgcagcccatgtTTACTGTCAAGGTTGTTCGTTCAACAGATGGAGAATCGCGATACTACAGCTTGGGGCACTTGAG CATTCAGCGAGCTGCACTGGTGGTTCTGGAAAATTACTACAGAGATTTCCCCGTCTACAACCCAGCGCTGTTAACAGCCTCCAAATCCCGTGCTGCCAAACACATGGCTGGCCTGAAAGTCTACAATGTTGATG GCCCAGGGAACAACGCCTCGGGGCAGTCCCGTGCCATGATTGCAGCTGCAGCCCGGCGCAGGGACTCCAGCCACAACGAGCTCTACTATGAAGAGGCCGACCACGAGCGCCGAGTTAAAAAGCGTCGTGCAAG gctTGTGGTTGCAGTGGAGGAGGCTTTCACTCATATCAAACGCCTCCAGACAGAGGAACAGCAAAAAGCTCCAGGAGAGATGATGGACTCTCGAGAAGCAGCCCAGGCAATCTTCCCATCCATGGcaagagctctgcagaagtATCTTCGCACCACCCGCCAGCAGCAGTACCACAGCATGGAGAGCATCCTGCAACACCTGTCCTTCTGCATCACCAATAACATGACACCAAAG GCATTCCTGGAGCGTTACCTCAGCCCCGGCCCAACCCTCCAGTACGACAGGGATCGCTGGTTCTCCAAGCAGTGGACACTCGTTAGCGAGGAAGCAGTCACAAGCGGGTTGCAAGACGGAATTGTTTTTGTCCTCAAGTGCTTGGACTTCAGCCTCGTTGCTAATGTGAAGAAAATCCCCTTCATCAAACTCTCTGAAGAGTTCATAGACCCTAAATCTCATAAATTTGTCCTTCGCTTACAGTCCGAGACTTCAGTCTAA
- the VANGL1 gene encoding vang-like protein 1 isoform X1, which produces MSAAMDTESTYSGYSHYSGHSKKAHRQGSRDRHKSPRSKDGSRSEKSVTIQTPPAEPLLGNDASRTEEGQDDNWGETTTAITGTSEHSISQEDIARISKDLEDSVGLDCKRYLGLTVAAVLGLLVFLTPIAFILLPQILWRDDLEPCGTVCEGLFISVAFKLLILLIGTWALFFRQPKADIPRVFVFRALLLVLIFLFVFSYWLFYGVRILDSKDTNYQGIVQYAVSLVDALLFIHYLAIVLLELRQLQPMFTVKVVRSTDGESRYYSLGHLSIQRAALVVLENYYRDFPVYNPALLTASKSRAAKHMAGLKVYNVDEGPGNNASGQSRAMIAAAARRRDSSHNELYYEEADHERRVKKRRARLVVAVEEAFTHIKRLQTEEQQKAPGEMMDSREAAQAIFPSMARALQKYLRTTRQQQYHSMESILQHLSFCITNNMTPKAFLERYLSPGPTLQYDRDRWFSKQWTLVSEEAVTSGLQDGIVFVLKCLDFSLVANVKKIPFIKLSEEFIDPKSHKFVLRLQSETSV; this is translated from the exons ATGTCTGCTGCAATGGATACAGAATCAACGTATTCGGGATACTCCCACTACTCAGGTCACTCCAAAAAAGCCCACAGACAAGG GAGTCGGGACAGGCACAAATCCCCACGAAGCAAGGATGGCAGTCGGTCTGAGAAGTCTGTCACTATCCAGACACCTCCTGCAGAACCGCTGCTCGGGAATGACGCCTCTCGAACGGAGGAAGGCCAG gATGACAATTGGGGTGAGACCACAACAGCAATCACAGGTACCTCTGAGCACAGCATTTCCCAGGAAGACATAGCCAGGATCAGTAAGGATCTGGAGGACAGTGTTGGCTTGGACTGCAAACGTTACCTGGGTTTAACAGTGGCAGCTGTTCTCGGACTCCTCGTCTTCCTTACCCCCATCGCCTTCATTCTTTTGCCCCAGATCCTGTGGCGGGATGATCTGGAGCCGTGTGGTACTGTCTGTGAGGGACTGTTCATCTCTGTGGCATTTAAACTCCTCATTCTTCTGATTGGGACCTGGGCTCTGTTTTTCCGCCAGCCCAAGGCAGACATACCGAGGGTGTTTGTATTCCGGGCCCTCTTGTTGGTCCTCATCTTCCTGTTTGTGTTTTCCTACTGGCTTTTTTATGGCGTTCGCATCTTGGACTCCAAGGACACCAACTACCAAGGAATAGTGCAGTATGCAGTGTCTCTGGTGGATGCACTGCTCTTCATTCATTACCTGGCCATTGTCCTGCTAGAGCTAcggcagctgcagcccatgtTTACTGTCAAGGTTGTTCGTTCAACAGATGGAGAATCGCGATACTACAGCTTGGGGCACTTGAG CATTCAGCGAGCTGCACTGGTGGTTCTGGAAAATTACTACAGAGATTTCCCCGTCTACAACCCAGCGCTGTTAACAGCCTCCAAATCCCGTGCTGCCAAACACATGGCTGGCCTGAAAGTCTACAATGTTGATG AAGGCCCAGGGAACAACGCCTCGGGGCAGTCCCGTGCCATGATTGCAGCTGCAGCCCGGCGCAGGGACTCCAGCCACAACGAGCTCTACTATGAAGAGGCCGACCACGAGCGCCGAGTTAAAAAGCGTCGTGCAAG gctTGTGGTTGCAGTGGAGGAGGCTTTCACTCATATCAAACGCCTCCAGACAGAGGAACAGCAAAAAGCTCCAGGAGAGATGATGGACTCTCGAGAAGCAGCCCAGGCAATCTTCCCATCCATGGcaagagctctgcagaagtATCTTCGCACCACCCGCCAGCAGCAGTACCACAGCATGGAGAGCATCCTGCAACACCTGTCCTTCTGCATCACCAATAACATGACACCAAAG GCATTCCTGGAGCGTTACCTCAGCCCCGGCCCAACCCTCCAGTACGACAGGGATCGCTGGTTCTCCAAGCAGTGGACACTCGTTAGCGAGGAAGCAGTCACAAGCGGGTTGCAAGACGGAATTGTTTTTGTCCTCAAGTGCTTGGACTTCAGCCTCGTTGCTAATGTGAAGAAAATCCCCTTCATCAAACTCTCTGAAGAGTTCATAGACCCTAAATCTCATAAATTTGTCCTTCGCTTACAGTCCGAGACTTCAGTCTAA
- the VANGL1 gene encoding vang-like protein 1 isoform X3, with amino-acid sequence MSAAMDTESTYSGYSHYSGHSKKAHRQGSRDRHKSPRSKDGSRSEKSVTIQTPPAEPLLGNDASRTEEGQDDNWGETTTAITGTSEHSISQEDIARISKDLEDSVGLDCKRYLGLTVAAVLGLLVFLTPIAFILLPQILWRDDLEPCGTVCEGLFISVAFKLLILLIGTWALFFRQPKADIPRVFVFRALLLVLIFLFVFSYWLFYGVRILDSKDTNYQGIVQYAVSLVDALLFIHYLAIVLLELRQLQPMFTVKVVRSTDGESRYYSLGHLSIQRAALVVLENYYRDFPVYNPALLTASKSRAAKHMAGLKVYNVDGALAVKLKAHIMDGPGNNASGQSRAMIAAAARRRDSSHNELYYEEADHERRVKKRRARLVVAVEEAFTHIKRLQTEEQQKAPGEMMDSREAAQAIFPSMARALQKYLRTTRQQQYHSMESILQHLSFCITNNMTPKAFLERYLSPGPTLQYDRDRWFSKQWTLVSEEAVTSGLQDGIVFVLKCLDFSLVANVKKIPFIKLSEEFIDPKSHKFVLRLQSETSV; translated from the exons ATGTCTGCTGCAATGGATACAGAATCAACGTATTCGGGATACTCCCACTACTCAGGTCACTCCAAAAAAGCCCACAGACAAGG GAGTCGGGACAGGCACAAATCCCCACGAAGCAAGGATGGCAGTCGGTCTGAGAAGTCTGTCACTATCCAGACACCTCCTGCAGAACCGCTGCTCGGGAATGACGCCTCTCGAACGGAGGAAGGCCAG gATGACAATTGGGGTGAGACCACAACAGCAATCACAGGTACCTCTGAGCACAGCATTTCCCAGGAAGACATAGCCAGGATCAGTAAGGATCTGGAGGACAGTGTTGGCTTGGACTGCAAACGTTACCTGGGTTTAACAGTGGCAGCTGTTCTCGGACTCCTCGTCTTCCTTACCCCCATCGCCTTCATTCTTTTGCCCCAGATCCTGTGGCGGGATGATCTGGAGCCGTGTGGTACTGTCTGTGAGGGACTGTTCATCTCTGTGGCATTTAAACTCCTCATTCTTCTGATTGGGACCTGGGCTCTGTTTTTCCGCCAGCCCAAGGCAGACATACCGAGGGTGTTTGTATTCCGGGCCCTCTTGTTGGTCCTCATCTTCCTGTTTGTGTTTTCCTACTGGCTTTTTTATGGCGTTCGCATCTTGGACTCCAAGGACACCAACTACCAAGGAATAGTGCAGTATGCAGTGTCTCTGGTGGATGCACTGCTCTTCATTCATTACCTGGCCATTGTCCTGCTAGAGCTAcggcagctgcagcccatgtTTACTGTCAAGGTTGTTCGTTCAACAGATGGAGAATCGCGATACTACAGCTTGGGGCACTTGAG CATTCAGCGAGCTGCACTGGTGGTTCTGGAAAATTACTACAGAGATTTCCCCGTCTACAACCCAGCGCTGTTAACAGCCTCCAAATCCCGTGCTGCCAAACACATGGCTGGCCTGAAAGTCTACAATGTTGATG GTGCCCTTGCTGTCAAACTGAAAGCACATATAATGGACG GCCCAGGGAACAACGCCTCGGGGCAGTCCCGTGCCATGATTGCAGCTGCAGCCCGGCGCAGGGACTCCAGCCACAACGAGCTCTACTATGAAGAGGCCGACCACGAGCGCCGAGTTAAAAAGCGTCGTGCAAG gctTGTGGTTGCAGTGGAGGAGGCTTTCACTCATATCAAACGCCTCCAGACAGAGGAACAGCAAAAAGCTCCAGGAGAGATGATGGACTCTCGAGAAGCAGCCCAGGCAATCTTCCCATCCATGGcaagagctctgcagaagtATCTTCGCACCACCCGCCAGCAGCAGTACCACAGCATGGAGAGCATCCTGCAACACCTGTCCTTCTGCATCACCAATAACATGACACCAAAG GCATTCCTGGAGCGTTACCTCAGCCCCGGCCCAACCCTCCAGTACGACAGGGATCGCTGGTTCTCCAAGCAGTGGACACTCGTTAGCGAGGAAGCAGTCACAAGCGGGTTGCAAGACGGAATTGTTTTTGTCCTCAAGTGCTTGGACTTCAGCCTCGTTGCTAATGTGAAGAAAATCCCCTTCATCAAACTCTCTGAAGAGTTCATAGACCCTAAATCTCATAAATTTGTCCTTCGCTTACAGTCCGAGACTTCAGTCTAA